The proteins below are encoded in one region of Mangifera indica cultivar Alphonso chromosome 7, CATAS_Mindica_2.1, whole genome shotgun sequence:
- the LOC123220567 gene encoding putative pectinesterase/pectinesterase inhibitor 22 — protein MALAISFLILALLLPQLEALSNVTSFQQILSTQAFLTVACNGVENQDLCLSNLQTTLENTGPPHPNSVLHAALTASLNEARHAIDMITKFNSLSVSYREQIKIEDCKELLDFSVSELAWSLAAMKKIRDGATNPRYQGNLKAWLSAALSNQDTCLEGFEGTDRHLENFIRGSLKQVTQLINNVLAMYTQLHSLPFKPSRNDSTRDGSSTSKFPKWMTDGDQEFMQKSPLSMQVDAIVAQDGSGHYSTITEAIYAAPSYSKRRYIIYVKKGVYKENINMKKKKTNIMLLGDGIGATVVTGNRNFMQGWTTFRTATVAVSGRGFIARDMTFRNTAGPQNHQAVALRVDSDQSAFFRCSMEGYQDTLYAHSLRQFYRECNIYGTIDFIFGNGAAVLQNCNIYTRVPLPLQKVTITAQGRKSPNQDTGFSIQDSYVLASQPTYLGRPWKLFSRTVFMNTYMGSLVQPRGWLAWYGNFALNTLWYGEYRNYGPGAAISGRVKWPGYHIITDADTANYFTVGRFIDGMSWLPATGIKFRADISN, from the exons ATGGCGTTGGCCATTTCTTTTCTGATTCTAGCCCTGCTTTTACCTCAACTTGAAGCTTTATCTAATGTAACCTCTTTTCAACAAATTCTATCAACACAAGCGTTCCTCACTGTGGCTTGCAACGGTGTTGAAAACCAAGATTTGTGCCTGTCAAATCTACAAACAACCCTCGAAAATACGGGCCCTCCACATCCAAATTCAGTTCTGCATGCAGCTCTTACAGCCTCACTCAATGAAGCAAGACATGCCATTGACATGATAACAAAGTTTAACTCCTTGTCTGTTAGCTACCGTGAACAAATAAAGATTGAAGATTGTAAAGAACTCTTGGACTTCTCAGTCTCTGAGCTTGCCTGGTCCTTAGCCGCAATGAAAAAGATACGAGATGGTGCAACAAACCCTCGCTATCAAGGAAACCTAAAAGCTTGGTTGAGTGCTGCATTGAGTAACCAAGACACATGCCTTGAAGGGTTTGAAGGCACAGACCGGCACCTTGAAAATTTCATTAGGGGAAGTCTAAAACAAGTTACACAGCTTATCAACAATGTGCTAGCTATGTACACTCAATTGCATAGTTTGCCTTTCAAGCCATCAAGAAATGATTCAACAAGAGATGGAAGCTCAACCTCCAAGTTTCCGAAGTGGATGACTGATGGTGATCAAGAGTTTATGCAGAAGAGTCCGCTAAGTATGCAGGTTGATGCAATTGTGGCACAGGATGGGAGTGGGCACTACTCTACAATCACAGAGGCAATTTATGCGGCTCCAAGTTATAGTAAAAGGAGGTACATTATCTATGTGAAGAAAGGAGTTtacaaagaaaacataaatatgaagaagaagaaaaccaatATTATGCTTCTTGGAGATGGCATTGGAGCCACCGTGGTGACTGGTAACAGGAATTTTATGCAAGGTTGGACTACATTTAGGACCGCCACTGTTG CTGTCTCCGGCAGAGGATTCATAGCAAGAGACATGACGTTTCGCAACACTGCTGGACCCCAAAACCATCAAGCAGTAGCCCTCCGTGTCGATTCAGATCAGTCTGCCTTCTTCAGGTGCAGCATGGAAGGCTACCAGGACACTCTCTATGCTCATTCTCTTCGACAGTTTTATCGAGAATGCAACATTTATGGCACCATCGACTTCATTTTTGGCAATGGTGCGGCTGTCCTGCAAAACTGCAACATTTACACCAGAGTTCCTTTACCATTACAGAAGGTAACAATCACAGCCCAGGGCAGGAAAAGCCCGAATCAGGACACTGGATTTTCAATACAGGATAGCTATGTTTTGGCCAGTCAACCAACCTATTTAGGCAGGCCCTGGAAACTATTTTCCAGGACAGTTTTTATGAACACTTATATGGGTTCTTTAGTTCAGCCTAGAGGATGGCTTGCGTGGTACGGAAACTTTGCTCTGAACACATTGTGGTATGGTGAGTATAGGAACTATGGGCCTGGTGCAGCTATATCCGGGCGGGTTAAATGGCCAGGTTACCACATCATTACAGATGCTGACACTGCAAACTACTTCACCGTTGGACGGTTCATCGATGGCATGTCTTGGTTGCCCGCTACTGGAATCAAGTTCAGAGCAGATATATCCAATTGA
- the LOC123221681 gene encoding F-box/LRR-repeat protein 3 isoform X1, which translates to MSGLSILDVFTEDLLVRVRGEIGDELDAKTWRLVCKEFLRVDSLTRSTLRVNRIEFLFQLLEKYPNVRTLDLSLCPRVNDGIISSLLSRTRNSLSWTRSLKSLNLRRATGLRYKGLEMLAIACVCLESVDVSYCCGFGDREAAALSHAGGLSELKMDKCLNVTDVGLAKIAIGCLNLERLSLKWCLEISDLGIDLLCKKCQNLKSLDLSYLKFFQVTSDSLRSIATLPYLEDLALVGCPLVDDFGLQYVGNGCPSLQIIDVSRCESVSSSGIISVIKGHSGLLQLKAGYCFLELSTTALYNMKGLKNIETIIIDGAKLSDSSLHFISTNCKSLVEVGLSKCVGVTDMGIIQLVSGCVNLKIINLTCCHSITDAVIYAIAGSCHSLVCLKVESCHIITEKGLYQLGLFCLLLEELDLTDCCSVNDKALEYLSRCSELSILKLGLCTNISDKGLFHIASKFSKIRELDLYRCVGIGDDGLASLSTGCKKLKNLNLSYCDKITDRGMGYIGSLKELSNLEIRGLMNITSAGLTAVAAGCKKLADLDLKHCEKIDDLGFWALAFYSQNLRQINLGYCALSNVALCMVMGNLTRLQDAKLVHLNYCTREGFELALWSCCGRMKKVKLIAALRFMLSSELLEALHTTGCKIRWD; encoded by the exons ATGTCAGGTTTGTCGATACTCGATGTGTTCACGGAGGATTTACTCGTGCGAGTTCGCGGCGAAATTGGCGATGAGTTGGATGCCAAGACGTGGCGACTCGTTTGCAAGGAATTTCTTCGAGTTGACTCGCTTACTCGATCAACTCTCCGGGTCAACCGTATCGAGTTCTTGTTTCAGCTTTTAGAGAAATACCCAAATGTTAGAACTCTGGACCTCTCCTTGTGTCCACGTGTTAACGACGGAATCATTTCGTCGTTATTGAGTCGCACTCGTAATTCACTGAGCTGGACTCGAAGCTTGAAGTCTCTCAACCTGCGTCGTGCCACAGGGTTGAGATACAAAG gTTTAGAGATGCTTGCAATCGCGTGTGTGTGTTTAGAGAGTGTTGACGTATCATATTGTTGTGGGTTTGGGGACCGGGAAGCAGCGGCTTTATCTCATGCCGGAGGGTTGAGTGAGCTGAAGATGGACAAGTGCTTGAATGTGACAGATGTTGGATTGGCAAAGATAGCAATTGGGTGTCTGAACTTGGAGAGGTTAAGCTTGAAATGGTGTTTAGAGATAAGTGATCTGGGTATCGATCTTTTGTGCAAGAAGTGTCAGAATTTGAAGTCTCTTGATTTGTCTTATCTTAAG TTCTTTCAGGTAACAAGTGATTCGCTCCGTTCAATTGCTACTTTGCCTTACCTGGAGGATTTGGCTTTGGTGGGGTGCCCTTTAGTGGATGACTTTGGATTACAGTATGTTGGAAATGGATGTCCATCGCTACAG ATAATTGATGTATCAAGGTGTGAATCTGTCAGTTCATCTGGCATAATCTCTGTAATTAAAGGACACAGTGGTCTTCTGCAGCTGAAGGCAGGTTACTGTTTTTTG GAGCTTTCCACGACTGCTCTCTACAACATGAAGGGCTTGAAGAACATTGAAACAATCATAATTGATGGGGCTAAATTATCTGACTCTAGCCTCCATTTCATTAGCACCAATTGCAAGTCTCTGGTTGAAGTTGGGTTGAGTAAATGTGTAGGGGTGACAGACATGGGCATCATACAACTTGTATCTGGCTGtgttaatttgaaaatcatcaATCTAACATGTTGCCATTCAATTACTGATGCTGTGATTTATGCTATAGCAGGCTCTTGTCATAGTCTTGTATGCCTAAAGGTAGAGTCGTGCCACATCATAACAGAAAAAGGTCTTTATCAGCTTGGATTGTTTTGCTTGCTCCTCGAGGAGCTTGATCTTACAGATTGTTGTAGTGTAAATGATAAAG CACTTGAATATCTGTCCAGATGTTCTGAACTGTCAATCTTGAAATTGGGACTTTGCACAAATATATCGGACAAAGGACTGTTCCATATTGCctctaaattttcaaagattCGTGAACTGGATCTTTATCG ATGTGTGGGTATTGGAGATGATGGTTTAGCTTCTTTGTCTACTGGTTGCAAGAAGTTGAAGAATCTCAACTTGTCATACTGTGATAAGATCACTGACAGAGGGATGGGGTACATAGGCTCCCTTAAGGAACTCTCTAACCTGGAAATACGTGGGCTGATGAACATCACGAGTGCAGGTTTGACTGCAGTTGCAGCTGGGTGTAAGAAGCTGGCAGACTTGGATCTTAAGCATTGTGAGAAGATTGATGATTTAGGCTTCTGGGCGCTTGCTTTTTATTCACAGAATTTGAGACAG ATAAATTTGGGCTACTGTGCTCTCTCAAATGTCGCGCTTTGTATGGTGATGGGGAATTTAACTCGCCTGCAGGATGCTAAGCTTGTGCACCTCAACTATTGCACAAGGGAAGGGTTTGAGCTTGCATTATGGTCCTGCTGTGGTCGGATGAAAAAGGTTAAGTTAATTGCCGCTCTCAGGTTCATGCTTTCATCAGAATTATTGGAAGCCCTTCATACTACAGGTTGCAAGATTAGATGGGACTGA
- the LOC123221681 gene encoding F-box/LRR-repeat protein 3 isoform X2: protein MSGLSILDVFTEDLLVRVRGEIGDELDAKTWRLVCKEFLRVDSLTRSTLRVNRIEFLFQLLEKYPNVRTLDLSLCPRVNDGIISSLLSRTRNSLSWTRSLKSLNLRRATGLRYKGLEMLAIACVCLESVDVSYCCGFGDREAAALSHAGGLSELKMDKCLNVTDVGLAKIAIGCLNLERLSLKWCLEISDLGIDLLCKKCQNLKSLDLSYLKVTSDSLRSIATLPYLEDLALVGCPLVDDFGLQYVGNGCPSLQIIDVSRCESVSSSGIISVIKGHSGLLQLKAGYCFLELSTTALYNMKGLKNIETIIIDGAKLSDSSLHFISTNCKSLVEVGLSKCVGVTDMGIIQLVSGCVNLKIINLTCCHSITDAVIYAIAGSCHSLVCLKVESCHIITEKGLYQLGLFCLLLEELDLTDCCSVNDKALEYLSRCSELSILKLGLCTNISDKGLFHIASKFSKIRELDLYRCVGIGDDGLASLSTGCKKLKNLNLSYCDKITDRGMGYIGSLKELSNLEIRGLMNITSAGLTAVAAGCKKLADLDLKHCEKIDDLGFWALAFYSQNLRQINLGYCALSNVALCMVMGNLTRLQDAKLVHLNYCTREGFELALWSCCGRMKKVKLIAALRFMLSSELLEALHTTGCKIRWD, encoded by the exons ATGTCAGGTTTGTCGATACTCGATGTGTTCACGGAGGATTTACTCGTGCGAGTTCGCGGCGAAATTGGCGATGAGTTGGATGCCAAGACGTGGCGACTCGTTTGCAAGGAATTTCTTCGAGTTGACTCGCTTACTCGATCAACTCTCCGGGTCAACCGTATCGAGTTCTTGTTTCAGCTTTTAGAGAAATACCCAAATGTTAGAACTCTGGACCTCTCCTTGTGTCCACGTGTTAACGACGGAATCATTTCGTCGTTATTGAGTCGCACTCGTAATTCACTGAGCTGGACTCGAAGCTTGAAGTCTCTCAACCTGCGTCGTGCCACAGGGTTGAGATACAAAG gTTTAGAGATGCTTGCAATCGCGTGTGTGTGTTTAGAGAGTGTTGACGTATCATATTGTTGTGGGTTTGGGGACCGGGAAGCAGCGGCTTTATCTCATGCCGGAGGGTTGAGTGAGCTGAAGATGGACAAGTGCTTGAATGTGACAGATGTTGGATTGGCAAAGATAGCAATTGGGTGTCTGAACTTGGAGAGGTTAAGCTTGAAATGGTGTTTAGAGATAAGTGATCTGGGTATCGATCTTTTGTGCAAGAAGTGTCAGAATTTGAAGTCTCTTGATTTGTCTTATCTTAAG GTAACAAGTGATTCGCTCCGTTCAATTGCTACTTTGCCTTACCTGGAGGATTTGGCTTTGGTGGGGTGCCCTTTAGTGGATGACTTTGGATTACAGTATGTTGGAAATGGATGTCCATCGCTACAG ATAATTGATGTATCAAGGTGTGAATCTGTCAGTTCATCTGGCATAATCTCTGTAATTAAAGGACACAGTGGTCTTCTGCAGCTGAAGGCAGGTTACTGTTTTTTG GAGCTTTCCACGACTGCTCTCTACAACATGAAGGGCTTGAAGAACATTGAAACAATCATAATTGATGGGGCTAAATTATCTGACTCTAGCCTCCATTTCATTAGCACCAATTGCAAGTCTCTGGTTGAAGTTGGGTTGAGTAAATGTGTAGGGGTGACAGACATGGGCATCATACAACTTGTATCTGGCTGtgttaatttgaaaatcatcaATCTAACATGTTGCCATTCAATTACTGATGCTGTGATTTATGCTATAGCAGGCTCTTGTCATAGTCTTGTATGCCTAAAGGTAGAGTCGTGCCACATCATAACAGAAAAAGGTCTTTATCAGCTTGGATTGTTTTGCTTGCTCCTCGAGGAGCTTGATCTTACAGATTGTTGTAGTGTAAATGATAAAG CACTTGAATATCTGTCCAGATGTTCTGAACTGTCAATCTTGAAATTGGGACTTTGCACAAATATATCGGACAAAGGACTGTTCCATATTGCctctaaattttcaaagattCGTGAACTGGATCTTTATCG ATGTGTGGGTATTGGAGATGATGGTTTAGCTTCTTTGTCTACTGGTTGCAAGAAGTTGAAGAATCTCAACTTGTCATACTGTGATAAGATCACTGACAGAGGGATGGGGTACATAGGCTCCCTTAAGGAACTCTCTAACCTGGAAATACGTGGGCTGATGAACATCACGAGTGCAGGTTTGACTGCAGTTGCAGCTGGGTGTAAGAAGCTGGCAGACTTGGATCTTAAGCATTGTGAGAAGATTGATGATTTAGGCTTCTGGGCGCTTGCTTTTTATTCACAGAATTTGAGACAG ATAAATTTGGGCTACTGTGCTCTCTCAAATGTCGCGCTTTGTATGGTGATGGGGAATTTAACTCGCCTGCAGGATGCTAAGCTTGTGCACCTCAACTATTGCACAAGGGAAGGGTTTGAGCTTGCATTATGGTCCTGCTGTGGTCGGATGAAAAAGGTTAAGTTAATTGCCGCTCTCAGGTTCATGCTTTCATCAGAATTATTGGAAGCCCTTCATACTACAGGTTGCAAGATTAGATGGGACTGA